In the Methylomonas rhizoryzae genome, one interval contains:
- the drmA gene encoding DISARM system helicase DrmA — protein sequence MTLSAPTPTSIRDELTQMVIRDLLGPAGGVEEELNQYEDHAYQRYLVGMLAPKDKEVAGGELDELATGDGDEGEEGNTDAGVPAGSTYFPSSMGLSFVVASETAEILVAAEWGQYLRIKSDNQQNKDGNPSNVWKRRPVVAPELPLVLKEGNIAPQALHPDHPLVLLQGRIRSTADGWVVTLFMINQQEERKGRNEPKDEVWVFQPKLKVYASDSQPIFVQRKNVKLDLSKMDPLTREESETLEMLYRHQREFTVGHGISVHATLLEPLAERASQVETEWVPCFEVPQQTPRSAADDENLAGLSMDMKALADLPKEGLIASLRHIETAYRVWIKAEANKLTLPAEKLDGHEETARRAVERCTRALQRIKAGIDLIENDALAEEAFRFANRAMWQQRVHTTFSRKVRKKEIKLEDGTSALDIAKNRSWRLFQLAFVLLNLPSLTDLHHSDRSHETDAVADLLWFATGGGKTEAYLGLTAYTLALRRLQGEIEGRRGDHGVAVLMRYTLRLLTLQQFQRAAALMCACESIRRADMGKWGETPFRLGLWVGNKTTPNTLAAAANSLRQRNVGGRPSASGTPQQITSCPWCGCEIKEKHLRVYEAPSDIGRCVTYCGDDLGRCEFSEAKAPKEGLPVMVVDEEIYRRPPSLLIATVDKFAQMPWKGETQMLFGKVTEVCDRHGFLSPEIDDGQSHPSRNGLPSVKNRPHGVLRPPDLIIQDELHLISGPLGSMVGLYESAVDELCSWQVNGKKVRPKVVASTATIRRAPDQVQKLFVRKLEVFPPQGTSIRDSFFAIQRPTGAEYPGRRYLGINAFGRRYPVAMIRSYVAHMAAAQALYDKYGRLADPWMTLAGYFNSIRELAGTRRLVEDDIRARLRDADQRGLAKRRVRMGAVEELTSRKSGSDIPKILDRLEAVFDKELEAQRSAERKANQPVSSSMPYDVILATNMISVGVDIDRLGLMLVAGQPKNTSEYIQATSRVGRSTEGPGLVCTVFNWARPRDLSHYERFEHYHETFYKHVEALSVTPFSARALDRGLSGVMVGLMRLWDEHLNENAAAGLVADTDAFWNMMADVLATRGVNATHDPAVAERIKVMLDRRRDEWLCRVHNQKDHQLCYRSEGGATVGLLELADDKEWKLFTCLSSLRDVEGTVDLVLDQRTTGLHTD from the coding sequence ATGACGCTGTCTGCGCCTACCCCCACTTCGATTCGCGACGAATTGACTCAAATGGTCATTCGCGATCTTCTCGGCCCAGCTGGTGGTGTTGAGGAAGAGTTAAATCAATACGAAGACCATGCCTACCAACGTTATTTGGTCGGCATGTTGGCGCCGAAGGACAAGGAGGTAGCCGGCGGCGAATTGGACGAATTGGCAACGGGCGACGGCGATGAGGGGGAAGAAGGCAACACGGATGCCGGCGTACCCGCGGGCAGTACGTATTTTCCGTCGTCAATGGGTTTGAGTTTTGTGGTGGCATCCGAAACGGCTGAAATTCTGGTTGCTGCCGAATGGGGGCAGTACCTGCGCATCAAAAGCGATAATCAGCAGAACAAAGACGGTAATCCCTCCAATGTCTGGAAACGCCGGCCAGTGGTTGCGCCAGAATTACCGTTAGTGTTGAAGGAAGGCAATATTGCCCCGCAAGCACTTCATCCCGATCACCCCTTGGTGTTGCTGCAAGGACGCATCCGTTCGACTGCGGACGGCTGGGTCGTTACGTTATTCATGATCAATCAACAGGAAGAACGTAAAGGACGGAACGAGCCGAAAGACGAGGTGTGGGTATTTCAACCCAAGCTAAAAGTGTATGCCTCGGATAGCCAACCGATTTTTGTGCAGCGCAAAAACGTCAAACTTGATTTGTCGAAAATGGACCCGTTGACCCGCGAGGAATCCGAAACCTTGGAAATGCTTTACCGGCATCAACGCGAGTTTACCGTGGGTCACGGCATTTCGGTGCATGCCACGTTACTTGAACCTTTGGCAGAGCGTGCCAGCCAGGTGGAAACCGAATGGGTGCCTTGTTTTGAAGTGCCGCAACAAACCCCGCGCTCTGCCGCAGACGATGAAAATCTCGCCGGTTTGAGTATGGATATGAAAGCCTTGGCAGATTTACCCAAGGAAGGCTTAATTGCCAGCTTGCGCCATATTGAGACGGCCTACCGGGTGTGGATCAAAGCGGAAGCCAACAAATTGACCTTGCCGGCTGAGAAGCTAGACGGCCATGAAGAAACAGCGCGCCGAGCCGTGGAGCGTTGTACAAGGGCTTTGCAACGGATTAAGGCAGGTATCGATCTAATTGAAAACGATGCGCTGGCGGAGGAGGCGTTTCGATTTGCCAATCGGGCGATGTGGCAACAGCGGGTTCACACTACTTTTTCCCGAAAGGTGCGGAAAAAGGAAATCAAGCTGGAAGATGGCACTTCTGCTTTAGACATTGCCAAAAACCGCAGTTGGCGTTTGTTTCAGTTGGCATTCGTATTACTGAATTTACCGAGTCTGACCGATTTGCATCACTCCGATCGTAGCCATGAAACTGATGCGGTTGCAGACTTGCTGTGGTTTGCCACGGGTGGTGGTAAAACCGAAGCGTATCTGGGTTTGACGGCCTATACCCTGGCATTAAGACGCTTACAAGGCGAAATTGAGGGTCGACGCGGCGATCATGGCGTGGCGGTTTTAATGCGCTATACCCTACGCTTATTGACGCTACAGCAGTTCCAACGGGCAGCTGCGTTGATGTGCGCCTGCGAGTCGATTCGTCGGGCTGATATGGGCAAATGGGGCGAAACACCCTTCCGCTTGGGACTGTGGGTGGGTAATAAAACCACTCCCAATACCCTTGCCGCTGCAGCCAATTCTTTAAGGCAGCGCAATGTCGGAGGTAGACCTTCGGCTTCAGGTACACCGCAACAAATCACGTCCTGTCCTTGGTGTGGTTGTGAGATCAAGGAAAAACATTTGCGGGTCTATGAAGCACCCAGCGACATTGGTCGCTGCGTCACCTATTGCGGCGACGATTTAGGACGATGTGAGTTTTCCGAAGCCAAAGCACCTAAAGAAGGTTTGCCGGTAATGGTGGTGGATGAAGAAATATATCGCCGGCCGCCATCGCTATTGATTGCCACTGTCGACAAGTTTGCGCAAATGCCCTGGAAAGGCGAAACGCAAATGCTGTTTGGCAAGGTTACTGAAGTGTGTGATCGGCACGGGTTTTTATCGCCGGAAATCGATGATGGGCAATCGCATCCATCCCGAAACGGTTTGCCGTCAGTCAAAAATCGGCCCCATGGAGTGTTACGGCCACCAGATTTGATTATTCAGGACGAATTACATTTGATCAGTGGACCATTGGGCTCAATGGTCGGACTCTACGAATCGGCGGTTGATGAGCTGTGCTCTTGGCAAGTCAACGGCAAAAAAGTGCGGCCTAAGGTGGTGGCTTCGACTGCTACGATCCGCCGTGCCCCTGATCAAGTGCAAAAACTGTTTGTGCGGAAATTGGAAGTATTTCCGCCGCAAGGTACCAGTATTAGGGATAGCTTTTTCGCCATTCAAAGGCCAACGGGAGCCGAATATCCTGGTCGTAGGTATTTAGGTATTAATGCCTTCGGTCGGCGTTATCCGGTGGCGATGATTCGTAGCTATGTGGCGCATATGGCTGCGGCGCAAGCGCTTTACGATAAATACGGTCGCTTGGCTGATCCATGGATGACCTTGGCAGGATATTTCAATTCCATTCGCGAATTGGCCGGTACGCGTCGACTGGTTGAAGATGATATTCGCGCTCGTCTCCGGGATGCTGATCAACGTGGATTGGCCAAGCGTCGTGTGCGAATGGGTGCTGTTGAAGAGCTGACTTCGCGTAAATCCGGCTCGGATATTCCAAAGATATTGGACAGGCTGGAAGCTGTTTTTGATAAGGAATTGGAAGCACAGCGTTCTGCGGAGCGTAAAGCCAATCAGCCGGTTAGCTCTTCGATGCCATACGACGTAATTCTGGCAACCAATATGATTTCGGTCGGCGTGGATATTGACCGTTTAGGTCTAATGCTGGTCGCCGGTCAACCCAAAAACACATCTGAATATATTCAGGCGACCAGCCGTGTGGGACGTTCAACGGAAGGGCCTGGCTTGGTCTGTACGGTATTCAACTGGGCGCGTCCACGCGATCTATCGCATTACGAACGCTTTGAACACTATCATGAAACCTTTTACAAACATGTCGAGGCCTTGTCCGTAACGCCATTTTCCGCGAGGGCACTTGACCGGGGTTTGTCGGGTGTTATGGTTGGTCTGATGCGCTTATGGGATGAGCATTTGAACGAAAATGCCGCGGCTGGCCTGGTAGCGGATACTGACGCATTTTGGAACATGATGGCTGATGTTTTAGCCACGCGAGGCGTTAATGCCACTCATGATCCTGCTGTCGCCGAACGCATCAAGGTTATGCTGGATAGACGCCGGGATGAATGGTTGTGTCGGGTGCATAACCAAAAAGATCATCAGCTTTGTTACCGCTCCGAGGGAGGCGCGACTGTCGGCTTGCTGGAATTGGCCGATGACAAAGAGTGGAAGCTATTTACCTGTCTGAGTTCGTTGAGGGATGTCGAGGGCACCGTCGATTTGGTGCTGGATCAGCGAACCACAGGTTTACACACGGATTAA